The Candidatus Zixiibacteriota bacterium genome segment ATGCCGGGAACGAGTAGAATGCAGTGGAATGTCCCCAGAAACTTCTGCTTAAGGAAGGAGGTCTGTATGGGGACGATTGATGGCGGGGTCGCTGGGAGCGTGCATGATAAGAAGCAGGTGAATTGGCTCGTTCTGACAGCGGCAATGTGCGCGGGTTTGATGGGGCTGACAGCGTTCAGTGCGTTCGGCCAGCATGTGCCGGCGGGCCCGCAGCCTTCCGGCCGCAGCATCGGCGGGTTCCTCACTGCCGACGGCCGGTTCGACCTCGACGCCGCTCGGCGCTCCGGCTACGAAGGCCCGCTTGAGATCGAAGGCGTTGAGTCACGGATCGACCCCGCCACCCGTGAGCTGAACTTCCAGGCTTCCTTTCCTGCTTCCCTCGCCGACCACCCCGATGACATCTATTGGGATCCCACCATCTCCCCATGCGTTCCCGGCGTAGATGGAAGTGTCTGTGCCCTGACCGTCTACGACGGTAAGCTGATCGCGGGGGGCTATTTCGCCAGGGCCGGCGGCGTGGGGGCGAACAGAGTAGCCTCCTGGGATGGGAGCAGTTGGTCCCCCCTGGGGTCGGGGATGGATAACTATGTCTATGCCCTGACCGTCTACGACGGCAAGCTGATCGCGGGGGGCCAATTCACGATTGCGGGAAGCAAGACGTCTGCCTACCTCGCTGAGTGGACCAAGTGCTGCAACGGCATCAGAGGGAATGTTGATTTCGATGAAGAGGACCGGATCACGATCGCGGATATCACCTATCTGATCGCAGCAGTGTTCCGAGGTGGACCTGCACCGCTGTGCCTGGAGGAGGCGGACGTTGTCGCGGACGGTGAACTGAAGATATCGGACCTTACCTACCTCATTGCCCATGTGTTCCGCGGCGGGCCGGCCCCGGCTGCGTGCCCGTGAGCCTTGACCGTTCTACCGAAATGACAAAATGGGGCGGCCGCCAGCCGCCCCTTTCTGTTGTACAGTGAGTCAATCCTCGAACGCGAGCCTGTCCACCGCCTCGGCCAGATGGTCCGGCGCCAGGTGGGCGTAGATCATCGTCGTCTGAATATCCGAGTGCCCCATCAACTTCTTGACCGTCGGCCGGCCAGCTCCGGGCAAGCGGATTTCAGCCAAACGGAAGTTTGTTCACCGCCGCCGACAGATGATCCGGCGCGAGATGGGCGTACACCATCGTCGTCGAAATATCCGAATGACCCATCAGCTTCTGAACGGTCGGAAGGTCTACTCCCTGCATGACCAGGTGGCTGGCAAAAGTATGGCGCAGTGTGTGGACTTTCGTCAGATTCTCAATACCAGCGGCCTTGGCGATTCTGATGAGTTCGTCGCGCAAGTAGTTGTGGATGGTTTTGCCGGACGTCTTGACCGCAAAAACGTAGTCCGAGTCGCCGCAGTCGCGAATCCTATGCAGCCGCCGCAGGAGCTTGAGCAAGCCGTCACTGATCGGGATCTCCCGCTCCCCCGTCTTGGGCTGCCAACCCTTCTTCCTACGGATTGCGATCTGACGCCGCTCCAGGTCGACATCGGCCCAGGTCAAGTTCTCCAACTCGGCTTTGCGCATCCCCGTCTGCAGGAAGGTATAGTAAACTGCATACAGATCCGACGGACAGGCATCCAGGAATCTCCTGCACTCTTCAACCGAAAGAAAGCGCGGCGACTTGCTCTCCTCGACTCTGAGTTTAACGATACCTTTGGTGGGATTCTCCCGAATATACCCCCATTTGATTGCCAAATTGAACACGAGCCTGAGGGTATCGATCTCAAAGTTGATTGTGCGGGCTCTGGCCGGCCTGGTTGACTCGTTTCCATCCGTCTGGACGCCGGTGGCATTTCCGTTTGGGCTCTTGCGGAAGACCTTGAAGCGATCGATAACCTCGGGGCTGACATCGGAAACGCAGTTGACCTTCGGCATCCCAAGCAGAAACTCCCTGAAGTGGTCGATGACGGCCCGGTAGCGGTCTGTCGTTGTCGGCCGATGAGTCGCCCAGCTGTAATCGAGAAACGACTCGAAGAACTCCCGCAGCGGAACCCTCGCATGGCTGAAGCCGAACTCTTCCCGGGCGACCTTGACTTCAGCATCTCTGAGGGCGAGTTCGGCTATCCTCTTCGTCTTTCCGACGCGGCGTCTGACGCGACGGCCATTGACGCGGATGTCGAGGTACCAGACATCGCCGCGCTTGTATATCGTACCCATGGTGGCGTCTTCTCATGGTCACAAATTGGTCACAGACCGCCGCTATGGCCAATATACAACAGGCTAAGTCATTGTCAAATGGAAAGTTGATCGGAACGATCAAATCTAAGTGCCGAAGGGGGGACTCGAACCCCCACGTCCTTGCGGACACTGCGCCCTGAACGCAGCGCGTCTACCAGTTTCACCACTTCGGCAGTGTGTGTCAGATCCGTCCGGACCCGGCGACCGGGCTCGGTAGGGGCCAATATACGGGCAATTCTCCGCCGCGCAACCCCAATTTTCAGGCTATTCCCCGTCGCCCGGGCGCCCGGTTTTAACCTTGCGCCTCGCCCCGGCCGGTCCCCAACTTGTTTCCCGAAAAGACGATACCGTGCCCCGCCCGAGACCGTGGCGGAGCGCCCGACCCCATGGCTCTCGGCCGGGGCGGCGACGGTACCGCCAAACGGAGACTGCAAGCGGCATCATGTATACTCACGCCGATCCCGGCCTTCCCCTCCAACGAGGCGAAACTGTCCTGCAGCCCGAAAACCTCCGCCACCGCTGGCGCGACATACTCGTAGTCCTGATCCCGCTCGCCGTATATGCCGCCCTGGCGTACCCTCTGCGGATGTGGCTGGTCGACGACGCCGGGATCACGTTCGCCTATGCCCGCAGTCTCGCCCAGGGGCACGGGTTGGTGGCGCAGCCCGGCGCCAGTCCGGTCGAGGGCTACTCCAACACGCTGTGGCTGCTCCTGATGGTCCCGTTTATCCGCTTCCAGGCGTTCGACGTGTACCTCACGCCGAAACTGGTCGGTCTCGGCCTCATCGTCATCACGTTTTACCTGATGTACCGGGCGGTCGTGCGGCTCACCAACGGCAGCCGCGCCGCCGCTCTGCTGGCTCTTCTGCTGCTCGCCGCCAACGCCTCGTTCGTGATCTGGACCACCTCCGGGCTGGAGAATTCTCTTTACGCGCTGCTCGCGACCGCCCTCCTCCTGCTCACCCTGCGCTATATCGAGCGCAACCACACATCGTTCCGGTATCCGCTCGGAGCCGCCCTGCTGGTGTTGGCCGCTGGGCTGACGCGCCCCGATGGAATCGCCTACGCCGTCATCTTTCCGCTGGCGGTCCTTCTGCGGCCGTTTTCGATGGTGGGCGAACTGGTCGGCCGCAAACTCTCCCACCTGCTGCAGTACCTGCTCTACCTCAGTCTCCTCTGCGGCGGCTTCCTCTATTTCCGCCACTGGTATTTCGGGGACTGGCTGCCCAACACGTATTACGCGAAAGGCGGGCCCCGGCCGCGGGATCTCATCCCGGCCCTGACCCTGCAGGGGGAATTCCTCCCCAAAGCCGACGAACTTCTCTCTTCGTTTTTCGGCCCGCAGTGGTGGGCGGTGCTGCTGCTCATTCTGGTGGCCGGGATCACCGCGCTGCTGGCCCGGTCGATCCGGGTGCGTCCTCTGGTGATGATGGTGGCTCTCACGTTTGTCGCCTACGGCGTCTACCTTCTCATGCCGGATGACTGGATGGGGGAGTACCGTTTCGCCACCCCGTTTTTCCTTTTCTGGTGCGCGCTGGCGGGGGCGGTGGCCTTCCTCTGGCTCGACCACATTACGCAGCGGCGCTGGACACTCGACGCCCTGGTCCTGCTGACCGGGGCCGTTCTCCTGGGCGGGACCGCCCGCGAGCACTGGCCCCGACTCCAGGCATTCTACAAGGCGCCGGTGGTCGACTTTGGGCGCGTGGCCGAGGACTACGCCTTCCGCTTCGACCGCTACGCCGACATTCTGCGCATCCCCGACGCTTCCGTGCTCCTCCCTGATGTCGGCGCCCCGCTCTGGTACTCCCGACTGAAAGTGTACGACTTGGGGCGCCTGACAGACAAAGTAATCGCGAGAACCCTCTATCGCAAAGCGCCAAAATTCCGTGACTACGTGTTCGACCAGATCAAGCCCACCTTCATCCACACGCACGGCAACTGGACCTACCGTGCCTCTTTTGATGACGATCCACGATTCAGACAGCAGTATATCGCCATCCTGGAATGGCCGGACAATTGGGTGAAAGCAAACTACGGCCGGGATATGATGTCCGGTCACTACGTCCGCCGCGATGCCATCGTCGGCAGGGAGTACCTTATCGACAGCTTGAACCTGCCTGCACCGGTGACCCGGACGCCCGACACCCTCTCCCTGGCCCACGCCTGCACCCTCAGTCGGGGTCTTGTTGCCCTTCCCGGCGGCAATCCACCCGCAACCAGCGTCGGTGTCGACTGCGGCCGAAGCTTCCGCCAACCCCTTAACCCTGACGGTATCGAGATGATCGATCTCGATGGCTATTTCCACTGCCAGCCGGTCGAGGCGATTCACCGATGTCCGCACTTTGTGGGTGCATGTCCCGCGACCCAAGAGCCGGACTTGCTCGACCGGGACGCAAAACGGATCCGCGAGCCGGTGTCACGCGCCGATACAGTTCGCGATGCCCGCTCTCTGCCGTATCCTTTTGACAAGAAGAACCGTTCGCCGCGCGAAACCACTCGCAAGGCCGCTTGTTACTCCGGAACGGCCCAGGGCGAGGCCCTCTGCGTGAGTATGCGTTTGTGGGAGACGACTGGGAACGAGGAATTCCGCAACCTCGGTCACACTTACTTCAACTTCCTCGTCCCGACTCGAGCGGGGAGGAATCCGTGGGTGACGCCGGTGGATTCCGGCGGCTACATCCGGATCGAGGAGTATCCGCATCGCGTTACGTCGGGCGCTGCCCCCGAGGGCATTCTCGCCGCAGTCACCGGCGTCTCCGACTACTATCGCTTCGCGCGATCCGTTTCAGCGCGCCGGCTTTACGAGGCATCGGTCACTTGTGTGAAGCGCTATCTCGTTGAGTCGCGTCAGCCTGTGACGCGCAGCTTCTGCTGCCTCGGCCGCCGCCTGCCCGCCAATGTTGACCGCCGCGCCCTCCCAGTCAGCACGTGCAGCAACCTCGCAGCCGAATCTGGCGACGAGCTCTTCCGGCACGAGGCCAGTCAATTCGCCGCCGACGCCCGCGCCACGTCAATTCCGGAGCCGTGAGCATGCCGCCGCGCGCCGATCGCCTCTTCCGTTTCGTCGAACGTGGACTTAAGATCGTCCTGGGACTCGGCTCCTTCGCATTTGTCGGTGTTGTCCTCGCCACTGCCGCCCTGCGGCTGGCTTATCCCTTCGAGCTGGAATGGATGGAGGGGGCGGTGGTCGATCATGTCTGCCGCATTCTCGACGGCCGATTGCTATATGTGGCACCGACGGTTGATTTTGTCCCCTTCCGCTACACGCCGCTGTACTACTATGTCTCTGCCGCTTTATGCGTGATCACAGGTCCCGGGTTCTTTCCCCTGCGTCTCGTCTCCATTCTCGGCGCGCTGCTGGCCATGCTCCTTTTGTACCTGTTCGTCAAACGGGAGACCGGACGAGCCCTTCCGGGCCTCATCTCCGCCGGGTTGTTCGCGGCTGCTTACCCGGTCACCGGGTATTTTTATGACCTCGCCCGGGTCGACTCGCTCTTCATTGCGCTTCTTCTCTCCGCCGCGTATGTGTTCCGTTTCGATCTCTCAACTCGCGGCGCCGTCGTCTCCGGCGTGCTGTTCGCCCTCGCCTTCCTCACTAAACAGGCGGCTGGTCCTGTCGCCGCGGCCGTGTTGTTCGCGTGCCTGTTTGTGCAGTGGCGTCGAGCGTTCCTCTCTGCCGCGGGCGCAATCGTGGTCGCCGGCGGCGCCTCGTTGGCATTCAATCTCGTCTCCGACGGCTGGTTTTATTTCTATGCCGTTGAACTCGGCGATAACGTCTTCACCGCTCAGAATCTGCCCGCGCTGCTGCTCACGGTGGTTGTCGATGATCTCCTGCGGGCCTTTCCGATTGCCGCGCCGGTTGCCCTTGCGGCGTTGGTCTGCCTGATGGTCAGGGGAAATCGGTACGCGCGCCTGTTTTACGCTGCCCTCGCGCTCGGGCTGATCGCCATCGCGTTTATCGCCCGCGTCCAGCCCGGCGGCTGGACCAACACGCTCATTCCCGCCTGCGTCCTGATCGCCCTCCTCTTCGGCCTTGGCCTCGGGCGCCTCGAGGCGGCGATCCGGGCCGACGGGACAGCCAAGTGGCGCGCCGGCTTGCTCGCGGCGTATCTGCTCGCGGCCCTGCAATTGACGCTCGGTGTGTACAACCCGTCGAACCACGTTCCGGCGGCCGAGGACAAAGCCGCAGGGCGCCAGCTCATCGAACGCCTGGCCGCCATTCCCGGCGATGTGTACCTCCCCTACCACGGTTACTACGCCTCCATGGCCGGCAAGCGCACGTGGGCGCACTTTCAGGCGATCCGCGATGTCTGGTCGTCGGCCGAACATCCCGAGATTACTCGCGAGATGACCGGCACCATATCGCGTGCCATTCGCGGCCGCCGGTTTGCCGCGATTGTCCTCGACGGCGACTTCTTCCAGAAGGACGTCGAAGCCGCCTATGCCCCCGGCGCCCCGCTGTTCGAACTGCAGCACGTGTTTTACCCTCGCGCGGGATGGCTGGTCCGTCCTGACCGCCTGTACGTCCCGAAAGCCGACTAGCCCAGACAAAAAAGCCGGCCTTGCGGCCGGCTTCTCACGATGCCTATTCTGTTGTCGATCAGTTCAGGTACGCGCGCAGCGAACGGCTGCGCGAGGCGTGGCGAAGGCGGCGAATCGCCTTCTCCTTGATCTGACGGACCCGTTCGCGGGTCAGCGAGAAACGCGCGCCGATTTCCTCGAGCGTCAGCGCCTTCTCGTGGTTCAGACCGAAATACAGGTTGATCACCTCCGCCTCGCGGGGCGTCAGCGTATCCAGCGCCTTCTCAATCTCCACCCGCAGCGAGTCTTTCAGGAGCGCCTCGTCGGGCGACGGCTGGAACTCGTCCTCGAGCACGTCGATGAGCGAGTTGTCCTCCGACACCGAAAACGGGGCGTCGAGCGACAGGTGCGAGTTGGAGATCTTGAGCGTATCCGCCACCTCCCCTTCGGTCAACTCGAGTTCTTTGGCGATCTCCTCGGGGGAGGGTTCGCGGCCGAGCCCCTGCTCCAGCCGGCTGGACACCTTGCCGATCTTGTGGAGGGTGCCGACCCGGTTGAGGGGGAGGCGCACGATCCGGCTCTGCTCCGCGAGCGCCTGCAGAATCGCCTGGCGAATCCACCACACCGCGTACGAAATAAACTTGAATCCGCGGGTCTCGTCAAACCGCTTGGCCGCTTTGATGAGGCCGATATTGCCCTCGTTGATGAGATCGGCCAGGGACAGACCCTGATTCTGATACTGCTTGGCGACCGAGACGACGAAGCGCAAATTGGCCTTGGTAAGTTTCTCCAGGGCCTTCTTATCGCCCTGCTTGATCCGACGGGCCAGGCGCACCTCTTCCTCGGCGCTGATCAAAGGTGTTTCCCCGATCTCGCGCAGGTACAGATCCAGCGATCTGTCCTCATCGCGATACTTAAGGGACTGTTTAGCCACTGTTTACGACTATCTCCTTCCTGTAGAAGTAGCGGTAAACCGCTGCGCGACCCCGCGCGGCACGCTTGCTCGACTGCTGTTTATACCACCGGCGCTGGGTTACGGTCGCAACACCTTCCGGGTGATCGATCCGTCCGGCTCCTGGACAATCAGCGGCACGCGCTGCCTGGTCCCGGCGAGCCCGCGGGCAATCTTCTCGACATCGTCCAGCGCTTTGACAACCTCGTTGTTCACCTGCAAAATAATCGTGCCCCGGGTGATCGATGCCTGGTCGGCGGGAGAACCCGGGTAGACCCGCCCGACATACACGCCCGGCACATGCTCGACCGACACGGCGGCCGCGATTTCCGGCGTGAACGTCAGCAACTCCATCCCCAGCCAGCGGTAGAGATCGTAACCCTCGGCCGGCGCGGGAGCGGTCTCGGCCGACGCCAGGTACGAATCCCGGTCGCCGATCGCCGTCCGCACCGTCTGGCGCGCCCCGTTCCGCACCAGTTCCACGTCCACCTGGTCGCCGCTGCGCACGGTCGACACGAGGACCGACAACTGGCTGGCGTTGTTCACTTCCCGCCCGTTGAATTTCAGAATAATGTCGCCGCTGCGGATCCCCGCCCGCTCGGCCGGCGAACCGGAGAACACCGAGTCGATGCGCACGCCCCGGACGGCATCCAGCCCCTGGCGCTTGGCCTCGCGCTCGGTCACGTTGGCGAGCCACACCCCCAGCCAGCCACGCTGCGCCCGTCCCAGTTCAATCAGGTCCGGGACCACCGCCCGCGCGAGGTTGATCGGAATGGCGAAGCCGATCCCGACCGACCCGCCTGTCGGCGAAGAAATCGCCGCGTTCACGCCGACACACTCCCCGCGCAGATTCAGCAGCGGCCCGCCCGAGTTTCCGGGGTTGATCGAGGCATCCGTCTGGATGTAGTACTGGTATTCGGGTGTCTCCCCCAGCCCGAAATTGAGCTGGCTACGGCCGATAGCCGAGATGACCCCCACCGTCACGGTCCGGTCCAGCCCCTGCTGCGGGAACGGGTTGCCGATCGCGATCGCCCAGTCCCCTACCTTGAGCTTGTCCGAGTCGCCGAACGGGATGACGGTTGCGTCGTGTTCCGGCTCGACCTTGATGACGGCCAGGTCGGTGGCCGAGTCGGCGCCGACCAGCTTGGCCTCGTATTCAAATCCGTCGGCCGTGCGCACCGTGAGTTCCAGCGCGTTGGCCACCACGTGATTGTTGGTCAGGATGTAGCCGTCCTTGCGGAAAAAAAAGCCGCTGCCCGACGAGGTCGCCAGGCCGGCCCGCTGGTGCCACCAGGGAAGATCCTGTTCCTGCGAGCGCGCCGCGATGTTGACCACGGCGTCCTGCACCCGCTCGACCACCGCGACAAAGGGCGACTCCAACTCCCCGTTGCGTTCTACCACCGGGTAGACGCTGAGATCGCCCGCGCCCGCGGGCGGCTGGGCGGCCGACTGGGGAGAAAGGTCGAAACCGGCGGAGATCAGCACCCCCACCGCCACACACGCCACGGCGAAAAAAGCCACCGCGACAGATGTAAACCCCCGAAATGTGTGTTTCTGCGGGGAACGGACAGTCCTATCCACTTGTCGCTTTCCTCCAGCCAAAGAGCCTATTATGATACGAAATTTCCATCGCCATGTCAAGATTTTGTTTGACTCGTCCTCACACACGCGCACCCGGACCGCCCAACCCCGCCTGATCTACGCACCCCTCGCCCAATTGATTCATTCTTCTCGCATCCTCTCCTGGTCAAACCCCCGCCCGGCCCCGAAGTTCCTGCGGAAATATTGACTTACGGACGAAAACGGCCTACCTTGCGCCCAATGGATTCTCTCCGCGACGCCCGCGAGGTGATAGTCGCGCTCGGTCGCCGTCTCTACGAGCGCGGCCTTCTGGCCGGCACCGATGGAAACCTGTCGATCCGGTTGGCTGACGGCAGCATACTGGTCACCCCCTCCGGAGCCGCCAAGGGCTTTTTGGCCCCCGACAGCCTGGTCGTGGTGGATGCCGAGGGCCGTCAGCTTTCGGGGGCGCACCGCCCCTCCAGCGAGTGCGCGATGCACCTCGCGGTCTACCGCGCGCGGCCCGATGTCGGCGCCTGCGTCCACTCGCACGCCCCCCACGCCACCGCCTTCGCCGTGGCCGGCGAACCGCTCCCCGAGGACATACTCCCTGAGGTCGTTCTATTCGTCGGCCCCATCGCCCTGGCCGGGTACGCCCCGCCGGGAACCGATGCCGTGCCCGCTTCCCTGACGCCCTTTTTCCGAGACCACAACGCTTTCCTGTTGCAGAACCACGGCTTGCTCACGCTCGGAGCCGACCCGGAAGAGGCCTACAACCGCCACGAGACGGTCGAACACTATGCCCGCATCCTTCTGCTGGCCCGTCAGTTAGGAACAATCGCCCGTATCCCTGATGAAGATTTCCGCCGCCTGACCGACCTGCGCCGCCGGTCCGCGCAACCTTGGGCGGGGGGTTCAGGACGCTGATATATGGTCCCCAAGAAAGTTGTTATCGAAAAGGCCGACCGGCTCTACCAACTCCCACCCGAACTGGCCGCGTTCCTTCCGGAAAAGGCCCGCCGCTCGCTCATCCGCAAGACGCCGGCCACCGACCTGGCGACTTTCTCCTGGCCAATTGCGTTCGATGAGGGCGACCCGGCGCCCCCGGCTCGGCTCGGCCAGGCCGACCGCGAACAGCTCGCCCGCCTTCGGAGCGAACTGGCGGCTTGGTACCAGACGCGCTTCGGGGTGCGGCTCCATCCCGACAAAGAAATCTGCATCGGCGGCGGAGTCACGATCCTGACCATGGCGCTCGCGACTGCTTTTGTCGACCGCGGCGACGCCGTCCTGGTGCCCGAAATCGGTCTGCCGCTGTACCGCCGCGCGGCCGTCGCCTGCGGCGGCGAACCGATCGTCTACCGGGTCAGCCCGAAGAATGGCTGGCAGCCTGACTTCGAGCCGCTGGAGAGCCGGGTCGGCAAAGCCGCTCGCCTGCTGTTTCTGAACACCCCGCACAACCCGACCGGGGCCGTCCTCGGCGAACGCGAACTGGGGGATCTGCTCGCCCTGGCCGCCCGCCACCAGACCGGCGTGATCAACGACGCCGCCTACCTGACGCTGGCCCCCGGCCGACCGGCCTCGCTGCTGGCACTTCCCGGGGGACGGCGTAACGGGGCGGAAATCGGGTCATTCTCTTACCTGTTCGGCCTGCCCCGCCTTCCTCTCGGATTCGTGGCCGGCAACCGGGACATCATCAGCGGTGTGCGCCACGCTTTGCGCCTGGCGCCCCCCTTCCTCCCGGCGTACGCCGTCGAGCGGGCCATCGCCGCCGTCCGCCAGTTCCCCGGCGAACCGCTCCGGCGCCTGCAGACCGCCATCGCCGCCTCCAGGGCGGAGGCTGTCCGGCTCGTCGACCGGCTCGGCCTGGCAGTCAGCGGCTACGATACCGTGCCCTTCCTCTGGGCGCGCCTGGAACGGCGGCGGTCGGCGGCGGTTGCAGCCGGCCGCCTGTACCTGCGCGGGCGCATCCTCGCCCTGCCCGGCACCGCGTTCGGAGACAGCGGCGAAGGATACCTCCGCTTCTCCCTCACCGCCCCCGCTGAACTTTATGCCCAGGCGGGCGAGCGCCTCCGCCGGCGCCCCCACTTGCTGCGGCCGCCGGAGGACTCATGAAAGACGTCATCCGCATCGTCGGCATGGCCTTCTACGGCTACCACGGCGTAACCGCCGAGGAGCGCGCCACCGGCCGGCGCTACGAGGTGGACTGCGCGCTCGAGGTCGATCTGGCCGAGGCCGGACGCTCCGATGAACTCCGCGACACGGTCGACTACGACGAAGTGTACACGGTCGTGCGCGAGACGGTCGAGGGGAAATCGTTCGCCCTGCTCGAACGCCTGGCCGCCGACCTCGCCATCAAACTGCTTGACAGATTTCCCGTGTACCGGGTAACTTTGCACGTGCGCAAACTGACGCCGCCGATAGCCGGCCATATCAGGTATATCGAGGTCGAGATCACCCGCTATCAGGCCGATCCGTCAAAACTGGTGGGCGACAACCGCTCTACACTCTGAGGAGACCCGCATGCCCGCGACCACTGTCTACCTGCTCCTGGGATCCAACCTCGGCGACCGCGAACGCAACCTTGGGGCCGCCCGCGACCGCCTCGCCCACATTCCCGGCATCGAGCTGATCGACGCGTCGGCCATTTACATCAGCGAGGCCGACGGGATGGAGGGGGAGAACCCCGCTTTCCTCAACCAGGTCGTCAAGGCGGAGTACGCCTACCGCGCGCAGGAACTCCTCGACGAGCTGGAGAAAATCGAACGGCTCCTCGGCCGCACCGACAAAGGCGGCAAACTCCCCCGCCCCATCGACCTCGACATCCTCCTGTTCGGCGACGCCGTGATCGCGACCGACCGGCTGACCGTTCCCCACCGCGAACTGCTCCACCGCGGGTTTGTCATGATCCCGCTTCTCCAGATCGACCCCGAGCTCGTGCATCCGGTCACCCGGGAACCGATTGCCGCGTCAGTGACCGATGACCACCGAAACCAGGTGCTGCTGTACAAAGAGTATGCCGCCCGTTTCATCTGAGCCGAATTACATTGCCGTCGAAGGCGTCATCGGCGTCGGCAAGACGACGTTCGCGACCATGCTGGCCGAGCGGATCGAGGCCGACGTCATCTATGAAGACGCCTTCAACAATCCCTTCCTGGTCGATTTCTACAAGAACCGCAAGCGCTTTGCCCTGTCCTGCCAGCTCTATTTCCTCATGTCGCGGTTCCAGCAGCAGCAGCAGCTTCGCACCCACGACCTGTTCGCCAAACGCGTCGTCTCCGACTACCTCTTCGCCAAAGACGCCATTTTCGCTTCGGTCAATCTGTCCGACCGCGAGCTGGCCCTCTACAACAAGATCGCCCCGGCGCTGGCCCAGGATGTCCCGAAGCCCGATCTCGTGATTTACCTCCAGGCCTCCACGCCCAAACTGCTCGAGCGCATTCGGCACCGCAACTACCCGTTCGAGAAATCGATCGACACCGACTACATCGAAGTGCTCAACAAGGCCTACGACTACTACTTCTTCAACTACACCGAGACGCCGCTGCTGGTGGTAAAGACCGAGAACATCGACTTCGTCAACAACCCGAGCCATTTCGACGATCTCATCGACCAGCTGCACAAACCGATCGCCGGCAAGAAGTACTACTCCCCGTCCGGCGACACCGCCCGCATCGGGTGAGCGAGCAAGCCCATGTCGAAAGTCAGCCAAACCAAGCGCACCACGATTCAGACCTTCATCACGAAGAAGGCCAAAGGCGAGAAGATCACTGTCCTGACCGCGTACGACGCTTTCACGGCCGCCCTCCTCGATGCGGCCGGTATCGACGCCGTTCTGGTCGGCGACTCGGCCGCGAATGTGCTCCACGGTTTCGACTCCACGATTCCGATCACGACCGAGATCATGGTCGCGCACACGGCCGCGGTCGCCCGCGGGGCGAAACGCGCCCTGGTGATCGCCGACATGCCCTTCCTCTCTTTCCAGCCCTCCGAGGAGACGGCGATCCGCAACGCCGGCGGGTTTCTCAAGGCGGGTGCGCAGGCGGTGAAGATCGAGGGGGGGCTGGAAATCGCTCCGCTGGCGGCTAAACTGGTCGGCTTCGGCATCCCCGTCATGGGGCACATCGGGCTCACCCCGCAGTCGATCCACCGCTTCGGCGGCCCCAAGGTCCAGGGACGCGAGGAACGCTCCCGCACCTACCTGAGAGAATCCGCGCTCGCTCTCGAAGAGGCCGGCTGCTTCTCGATCGTGCTCGAATTGATGCAGGCCGACGTCGCGCGCGAGATCACCGAGTCACTCCACACGGCCGCCACGATCGGCATCGGCGCCGGCGCGCACTGCGACGGCCAGGTGCTCGTGATCAACGACATGCTCGGTCTGCACGAGGAGGGTTTCCGCCCCAAGTTCCTGCGGGAATATGCGGACCTGAAGACGATCATCGCCGACGCCGTCAGGCGCTACATCGAAGACGTGAAATCCGGCGATTTCCCCGGCGATGACGAATCGTTCGGCCCGCAGCCGCACTGATCGGACGCCCGGGCGCCTTATCC includes the following:
- a CDS encoding site-specific integrase translates to MGTIYKRGDVWYLDIRVNGRRVRRRVGKTKRIAELALRDAEVKVAREEFGFSHARVPLREFFESFLDYSWATHRPTTTDRYRAVIDHFREFLLGMPKVNCVSDVSPEVIDRFKVFRKSPNGNATGVQTDGNESTRPARARTINFEIDTLRLVFNLAIKWGYIRENPTKGIVKLRVEESKSPRFLSVEECRRFLDACPSDLYAVYYTFLQTGMRKAELENLTWADVDLERRQIAIRRKKGWQPKTGEREIPISDGLLKLLRRLHRIRDCGDSDYVFAVKTSGKTIHNYLRDELIRIAKAAGIENLTKVHTLRHTFASHLVMQGVDLPTVQKLMGHSDISTTMVYAHLAPDHLSAAVNKLPFG
- a CDS encoding glycosyltransferase family 39 protein; amino-acid sequence: MPPRADRLFRFVERGLKIVLGLGSFAFVGVVLATAALRLAYPFELEWMEGAVVDHVCRILDGRLLYVAPTVDFVPFRYTPLYYYVSAALCVITGPGFFPLRLVSILGALLAMLLLYLFVKRETGRALPGLISAGLFAAAYPVTGYFYDLARVDSLFIALLLSAAYVFRFDLSTRGAVVSGVLFALAFLTKQAAGPVAAAVLFACLFVQWRRAFLSAAGAIVVAGGASLAFNLVSDGWFYFYAVELGDNVFTAQNLPALLLTVVVDDLLRAFPIAAPVALAALVCLMVRGNRYARLFYAALALGLIAIAFIARVQPGGWTNTLIPACVLIALLFGLGLGRLEAAIRADGTAKWRAGLLAAYLLAALQLTLGVYNPSNHVPAAEDKAAGRQLIERLAAIPGDVYLPYHGYYASMAGKRTWAHFQAIRDVWSSAEHPEITREMTGTISRAIRGRRFAAIVLDGDFFQKDVEAAYAPGAPLFELQHVFYPRAGWLVRPDRLYVPKAD
- a CDS encoding class II aldolase/adducin family protein, with amino-acid sequence MDSLRDAREVIVALGRRLYERGLLAGTDGNLSIRLADGSILVTPSGAAKGFLAPDSLVVVDAEGRQLSGAHRPSSECAMHLAVYRARPDVGACVHSHAPHATAFAVAGEPLPEDILPEVVLFVGPIALAGYAPPGTDAVPASLTPFFRDHNAFLLQNHGLLTLGADPEEAYNRHETVEHYARILLLARQLGTIARIPDEDFRRLTDLRRRSAQPWAGGSGR
- a CDS encoding trypsin-like peptidase domain-containing protein — encoded protein: MACVAVGVLISAGFDLSPQSAAQPPAGAGDLSVYPVVERNGELESPFVAVVERVQDAVVNIAARSQEQDLPWWHQRAGLATSSGSGFFFRKDGYILTNNHVVANALELTVRTADGFEYEAKLVGADSATDLAVIKVEPEHDATVIPFGDSDKLKVGDWAIAIGNPFPQQGLDRTVTVGVISAIGRSQLNFGLGETPEYQYYIQTDASINPGNSGGPLLNLRGECVGVNAAISSPTGGSVGIGFAIPINLARAVVPDLIELGRAQRGWLGVWLANVTEREAKRQGLDAVRGVRIDSVFSGSPAERAGIRSGDIILKFNGREVNNASQLSVLVSTVRSGDQVDVELVRNGARQTVRTAIGDRDSYLASAETAPAPAEGYDLYRWLGMELLTFTPEIAAAVSVEHVPGVYVGRVYPGSPADQASITRGTIILQVNNEVVKALDDVEKIARGLAGTRQRVPLIVQEPDGSITRKVLRP
- a CDS encoding sigma-70 family RNA polymerase sigma factor; the encoded protein is MAKQSLKYRDEDRSLDLYLREIGETPLISAEEEVRLARRIKQGDKKALEKLTKANLRFVVSVAKQYQNQGLSLADLINEGNIGLIKAAKRFDETRGFKFISYAVWWIRQAILQALAEQSRIVRLPLNRVGTLHKIGKVSSRLEQGLGREPSPEEIAKELELTEGEVADTLKISNSHLSLDAPFSVSEDNSLIDVLEDEFQPSPDEALLKDSLRVEIEKALDTLTPREAEVINLYFGLNHEKALTLEEIGARFSLTRERVRQIKEKAIRRLRHASRSRSLRAYLN